A single genomic interval of Nostoc commune NIES-4072 harbors:
- a CDS encoding Uma2 family endonuclease, translating into MLLELKRIHVPPGQRVLLRDVTWQELETILEDLGEHRAARIAYDRGILEIMAPLPEHEDDKEIIGDLVKALLEELDIEFRCLGSTTFKNQVMAKGIEPDQCFYIKNEAKIRGKKRLDLTVDPPPDLALEVDITSRTHPNIYEALKVPELWRFDKGKLQINVLQDGHYVESQKSLNFPKFKLIETIPQYLEQSTTAGRNATLKAFRLWVQKQIQQQSLNNS; encoded by the coding sequence ATGTTGTTGGAATTAAAGCGCATCCATGTTCCACCAGGACAAAGAGTGCTACTGCGAGATGTAACCTGGCAGGAATTGGAAACAATTCTAGAGGATTTAGGAGAGCATCGTGCTGCACGAATTGCTTATGACAGGGGAATACTAGAGATTATGGCACCACTGCCAGAACATGAAGACGATAAAGAAATTATTGGTGATTTAGTCAAAGCGCTTTTGGAAGAATTAGATATTGAGTTTAGATGTCTTGGTTCTACCACTTTCAAAAACCAAGTGATGGCTAAAGGTATAGAACCTGACCAGTGTTTCTATATAAAAAATGAAGCCAAGATTCGCGGCAAGAAGCGACTAGATTTAACAGTAGACCCCCCTCCAGATTTAGCTTTAGAAGTTGATATTACTTCTCGCACTCATCCTAATATCTATGAAGCTTTAAAAGTACCTGAGCTTTGGCGTTTTGATAAAGGAAAGCTCCAAATTAATGTTCTGCAAGATGGACATTATGTAGAGTCTCAGAAAAGCCTAAATTTTCCTAAATTTAAACTAATTGAAACGATTCCCCAATATTTAGAGCAAAGTACAACAGCAGGTAGAAATGCAACGCTCAAGGCTTTTCGTCTTTGGGTACAAAAGCAGATACAACAGCAATCACTGAATAATTCATAA
- the rpmB gene encoding 50S ribosomal protein L28 produces the protein MSRRCELTGKKANNAFAVSHSHRRTKRLQHANLQSKRVWWEAGNRWVKLKLSTKAIKTLQINGLEAMAKEAGINLNHY, from the coding sequence ATGTCCCGTCGCTGTGAACTAACTGGTAAGAAGGCAAATAACGCCTTTGCTGTTTCCCACTCCCACCGCCGTACTAAACGGCTTCAGCACGCTAATCTGCAAAGCAAGCGTGTTTGGTGGGAAGCCGGAAATCGCTGGGTGAAGTTAAAGCTGTCTACCAAAGCAATCAAAACCCTACAAATCAATGGGTTAGAAGCAATGGCAAAAGAAGCTGGCATTAACCTGAATCATTACTAA